A section of the Pseudomonas flavescens genome encodes:
- a CDS encoding FecR family protein gives MSDPTEQAAAWFLRLRGDARLAEQAEFRSWLAADPANAEEYRAFEALWNDFGSTRQTEALAMAMERQQRGQPRYLGRGAVALVLMLASAAGWLGYRQSPQQLALHTPIGERRQITLRDGSELQLNAATRIDVRYGWRQRSIDLRQGEALFDVARNPLRPFVIDSGLAQITVRGTRFVVNRLPDRLRISVDHGRVEVASNRHPNETWQVEAGQVVEVDGNGHLRKVDLPADNALAFTRGNLVFEDADLGEIAASLSRYRERPLQAHTGYPSPRISAVLQLSDVEDFIRALPTIAPVRVTEGRQSTELSAR, from the coding sequence ATGAGCGACCCGACCGAACAGGCGGCCGCCTGGTTCCTGCGCCTGCGCGGCGATGCGCGGCTGGCGGAGCAGGCGGAATTCCGCAGCTGGCTGGCAGCCGACCCGGCGAACGCCGAGGAATATCGCGCCTTCGAAGCGCTCTGGAACGACTTCGGCAGTACCCGCCAGACCGAGGCGCTGGCCATGGCCATGGAGCGCCAGCAGCGCGGGCAGCCACGTTACCTGGGCCGGGGCGCCGTCGCTCTGGTACTGATGCTCGCTTCGGCTGCGGGCTGGCTCGGTTATCGGCAGAGCCCTCAGCAGCTCGCGTTGCACACGCCGATTGGCGAGCGCCGGCAGATCACCCTGCGCGATGGCAGCGAACTGCAATTGAACGCCGCCACTCGGATCGACGTCCGTTATGGCTGGCGCCAGCGCAGCATCGACCTGCGGCAGGGCGAGGCGCTGTTCGATGTCGCACGCAACCCTCTGCGCCCCTTCGTGATCGATAGCGGCCTGGCGCAAATCACCGTGCGCGGCACCCGCTTCGTGGTCAACCGCCTGCCGGATCGGCTGCGGATCAGCGTCGATCATGGCCGGGTCGAAGTGGCCAGCAATCGCCACCCGAACGAAACCTGGCAGGTGGAAGCTGGCCAGGTCGTGGAAGTCGATGGTAATGGCCACCTGCGCAAGGTAGACCTGCCGGCCGACAATGCCCTGGCCTTCACCCGCGGCAACCTGGTTTTCGAAGACGCGGACCTCGGCGAGATCGCCGCCAGCCTGTCGCGCTACCGCGAACGGCCGCTGCAAGCCCACACTGGCTACCCGAGCCCGCGCATCAGTGCCGTGCTGCAATTGAGCGACGTGGAGGACTTCATCCGCGCTCTGCCGACCATCGCCCCGGTGCGCGTGACCGAAGGCAGGCAAAGCACCGAACTGAGCGCGCGTTAG
- a CDS encoding TonB-dependent siderophore receptor → MRHSFALRNLLAVASFALVAPVLAVPVDLNLPAQPLSLSLRQLGEAAGLSIAADSSLTGHLHAPAVSGTLEPTVALQQLLDGSGLTYQRAGNTLIITRQSDTGASLELGATSITGAGLGDTTDGTGSYTTGSTSTATKMPLTIRETPQSISVMSRQRMDDQNLTQLTDAVRQTPGLSVNQSGNMGSDSSAIYSRGFQVQNYQIDGEPLLNSNYNSVFQTNDLALYDRVEVIRGATGLTNGIGTPGATINLVRKRPTSEWKSSIGLQAGSWDNNAIELDSGGPLNESGSVRGRMVAVYRDAGSYIDRLQERHKVLYGIVEADLTPDTLLTIGADAQQHDANNHARGGLPLYFSDGSRTDWSRSASAASTWAYSERHFASGFASLDQQLNDDWKAKLTLSRGRYAFDEVLGYAGARVYPNRETGSGGMLYGGRWGAKPVQDSLDMHLRGSFELLGQQHDLVIGHSRQQTRYKADNYDLWRFAGWSSDIPSYYGWDGKTPAEPNIPVNGRMNYNEKQQATYASTRLRATDKLSVFLGGRVTDWENVQKTDNYGGVDDETTRRTETGVFTPFAGIVYELDDTWSAYASYTSIFKPQSNRLLDGSFIDPLEGVGYELGIKAGFFEDRLNFSTAIYQIEQDNLAVSIPGEFAPNGDQAYRAESGTKTRGFEVELSGELMPDWQLTASYSRNIVQDSNGRALNTEIPQNTAKLFTSYLLDNLGNGLTVGGGVNWQNAIYSDAMGPNSVRFTQGSYAIVDLMARYPITEQLSATLNLNNLLDKAYYTSTSSAYYGTPRNATLGLRLTF, encoded by the coding sequence ATGCGTCATTCGTTCGCGCTACGCAACCTGCTGGCCGTTGCCAGTTTCGCTCTGGTTGCGCCCGTGCTGGCTGTCCCTGTCGATTTGAACCTGCCCGCCCAGCCCCTGAGCCTGTCGCTGCGACAACTGGGCGAAGCCGCCGGTTTGAGCATCGCCGCCGACAGCAGCCTGACCGGACATCTGCACGCCCCTGCCGTGAGCGGCACGCTGGAACCCACGGTGGCGCTGCAGCAGTTGCTCGATGGCAGCGGCCTGACTTACCAACGTGCGGGCAACACCCTGATCATCACCCGCCAGAGCGACACCGGTGCCTCGCTGGAACTGGGTGCCACCAGCATCACCGGTGCAGGCCTGGGTGACACCACCGACGGCACGGGCTCGTACACCACCGGCTCGACCAGCACCGCGACCAAGATGCCGCTGACCATCCGCGAAACGCCGCAGTCGATCAGCGTCATGAGCCGCCAGCGCATGGATGACCAGAACCTGACGCAGTTGACCGATGCGGTGCGTCAGACCCCAGGCCTGAGCGTGAACCAGAGCGGCAACATGGGCTCGGACAGCAGCGCCATTTACTCGCGCGGCTTCCAGGTACAGAACTATCAGATCGACGGTGAACCGCTGCTCAACAGCAATTACAACTCGGTGTTCCAGACCAACGACCTGGCGCTCTACGACCGCGTCGAAGTGATCCGCGGCGCTACGGGACTGACCAATGGCATCGGCACTCCAGGCGCCACCATCAACCTGGTGCGCAAGCGCCCGACCAGCGAATGGAAGAGCAGCATTGGCCTGCAGGCAGGCTCCTGGGATAACAACGCCATCGAACTGGACAGCGGCGGGCCACTCAATGAAAGCGGTAGCGTGCGGGGCCGCATGGTCGCCGTTTATCGCGATGCCGGCTCGTATATCGACCGCCTGCAGGAACGTCACAAGGTACTGTACGGCATTGTGGAGGCCGACCTGACGCCAGACACCTTGCTCACCATCGGTGCAGATGCACAGCAGCACGACGCCAACAACCACGCCCGCGGCGGGCTGCCGCTGTACTTCAGCGATGGTTCGCGTACCGACTGGTCGCGCTCGGCCTCGGCAGCCAGCACCTGGGCCTACTCCGAACGCCATTTCGCCTCGGGCTTTGCCTCCCTCGACCAGCAATTGAACGATGACTGGAAAGCCAAGCTGACGCTCAGCAGGGGCCGTTATGCCTTCGACGAAGTGCTCGGCTATGCCGGTGCGCGTGTCTACCCGAATCGTGAAACCGGAAGTGGTGGCATGCTCTATGGCGGCCGCTGGGGGGCAAAGCCCGTGCAGGACAGCCTCGACATGCACCTGCGCGGCAGCTTCGAGCTGCTCGGTCAGCAGCATGATCTGGTCATCGGCCACTCTCGCCAACAGACCCGCTACAAAGCCGACAACTATGACCTCTGGCGTTTCGCCGGCTGGAGCAGCGACATTCCCAGTTATTACGGCTGGGATGGCAAGACTCCGGCAGAGCCCAACATCCCGGTGAACGGGCGCATGAATTACAACGAGAAGCAGCAGGCGACCTACGCCAGCACGCGCCTACGCGCGACCGACAAACTGTCGGTATTCCTAGGCGGCCGCGTGACCGACTGGGAAAACGTGCAGAAGACCGACAACTACGGCGGCGTCGACGATGAAACCACCCGGCGTACCGAAACCGGTGTGTTCACGCCCTTCGCAGGAATCGTCTACGAGCTCGACGATACCTGGTCGGCCTATGCCAGCTACACCAGCATCTTCAAGCCACAGAGCAATCGCCTGCTCGACGGCAGCTTTATCGACCCGCTGGAAGGTGTCGGCTACGAGCTGGGGATCAAAGCAGGCTTCTTCGAAGATCGCCTGAACTTCTCCACCGCGATCTACCAGATCGAACAGGACAACCTCGCCGTCTCCATACCGGGTGAATTCGCCCCTAATGGTGATCAGGCCTACCGCGCCGAATCCGGCACCAAGACCCGTGGCTTCGAGGTGGAGTTGAGCGGCGAGCTGATGCCGGACTGGCAGCTGACGGCCAGCTATTCGCGCAATATCGTCCAGGACAGCAACGGCAGAGCGCTGAATACCGAGATCCCGCAGAACACCGCCAAACTATTCACCAGTTATCTGCTCGACAACCTGGGCAATGGTCTGACCGTGGGCGGCGGCGTGAACTGGCAGAACGCAATCTACAGCGATGCCATGGGGCCCAACAGCGTGCGCTTCACCCAAGGCAGCTACGCCATCGTCGACCTGATGGCCCGCTACCCCATTACCGAGCAGCTCAGCGCGACGCTCAACCTCAACAACCTGCTCGACAAGGCGTACTACACCAGCACGTCGTCGGCCTACTACGGCACGCCGCGCAATGCGACGCTGGGCTTGCGCCTGACGTTCTGA
- a CDS encoding RNA polymerase sigma factor: MPIAMLQASTPVLRDSAKVDWQGIDLGWAYSDLLLSLSRRTRCVQRAYDVLHDALLRFALAQHQRRIEQPNAYLRRVAHSVLIDFYRSEWRLESLESHNPEDLAPDQVAPSCEHLLDIQQRLKALQRILDCLPERCAEVFWMARIEGYTQPDIATRLGISLNMVERHMMRALLDLRRARHLLQS, translated from the coding sequence GTGCCGATTGCCATGCTGCAGGCCAGCACTCCCGTGCTTCGCGATTCCGCCAAGGTCGACTGGCAAGGCATCGACCTTGGCTGGGCCTACAGCGATCTGCTGCTCAGCCTGAGCCGGCGCACCCGCTGCGTACAACGCGCTTACGATGTGCTGCACGATGCCCTGCTGCGCTTTGCCCTGGCGCAACATCAGCGCCGGATCGAGCAGCCCAATGCCTACCTGCGCCGTGTCGCCCACTCGGTACTGATCGATTTCTACCGCAGCGAGTGGCGGCTGGAATCGCTGGAATCGCATAACCCGGAAGACCTGGCCCCCGACCAGGTGGCACCGTCCTGCGAGCACCTGCTCGATATCCAGCAGCGGCTCAAGGCGTTGCAGCGCATCCTCGACTGCCTGCCCGAGCGTTGCGCGGAGGTGTTCTGGATGGCCCGCATCGAGGGTTACACCCAGCCGGATATCGCCACGCGCCTGGGCATCAGCCTGAACATGGTCGAACGGCACATGATGCGCGCCCTGCTCGACCTGCGCCGCGCCCGCCACCTGCTGCAATCATGA